aaaaaatggcAGCCACCATAGCTACCATGGCCGTCCTCAACGCCAAATGCTTCACCAAAGCATCTATTAACAACCCATCAAAGCCAAAACCCATCTCTCTTCTCTCCATCCACAACCTCCCCAAAGGTCTCTTAACTTCAAAGCCCTCAAATTTATCCATCCCACTCACTGGAACCGCAATTGCAGGTGCCGTTTTCTCTACCCTAAGCTCATGTGACTCCGCATTTGCAGCTCAACAAATCGCAGAATTAGCTGAAGGAGGAGATAACAGGGGATTAGCACTGTTGCTACCATTGATCCCGGCTCTAGCCTGGGTTCTTTACAACATTCTTCAACCAGCACTAAACCAAATCAACAAAATGAGGAATCAAGGAGTTATAATCGGGCTTGGTCTTACAGGGCTTGCAGCAACAGGCTTCTTTAACACTCCAGAAGCCTCTGCTGCTACCGATATCGCCACGATTGCAGAATCAGCAAGTGATAACAGGGGACAACTTTTGCTGATTGTTGTAACACCTGCTTTGCTTTGGGTAGCTTACAACATTCTACAACCAGCTTTGAATCAGATTAATAAGATGAGATCAGATTGAGGATCATCATAGTTTGTAATATTTGgtccatataaaaaattttatcaatcaatcaatctCTCTCTTTTCCTTTGTGTTTTGATTTGAGTATTTTGTTGTTTGTACATAGCTCACTCAATCTGATCTATCGGATCTTAGTACGCGTTTGGCCATGTGATTTCAAATCAGCCTTTCTTTATGAAATCTGGTTTGTGTTCATTAAAAGCTAAAAGGATACATAACAACACAGGTATGAAGTTTACCAATACTGGCTAAACTTcatatagatttttttaaaattgatattaacATTAAGAATGCAGCATCATTGACACATGGTTTGATATGGAATTGAGTTTGCTGACTCGTAGCGGTCGTTTGGTTGGGAACTAGGATAAGTTGTTATTCTGAAATGATTTATTCGTTCACTATGTTATAAATGGTGAGATAAGTTATCCTAAACATGTTAATCAAACAAAACATTTAGATTTcattctaaaattatttatgtttatccttcacaccaaacAAGCCCTTAAAGTAAGAGCATAAGTTGGATAAGTGATTTCATCTGCCTATTTCCCCTACCACCATGCCCTCTCTACGACTCCTCTCTATTATCTGCTACTATTTACTTGGATATAGGTGATGGATTATTTATTTGTCTAATTtctttaaagaattatttttttaattcattaattttatcatatcgagatataataaataatttttcattttatattcaatatttattgagTTGAGAAAGAAAGACGTAAAATGCATTCAACGAATGCGATTTATGTGTAATTTTAGATCTCTtgctatttattatttaaattacgTTATTATCCCTTCTGTtaataaatgtttaaaatacATTCAACGAATGCGATTTACCGATAAATTTAAGTCTCTTTCCATTTATTGAAATTACGATATTATTCCTTTCGTTCGATTTTATTTgtctataaattttttaaatatatttcttactTTTGTCATATGgataaaagataattattttttcattttatactcAACATTTATTGAGTTGAGCAAGAAAGACATAAAACACGTTAAAAAGGAATGCGATTTATGCGTAAGTTTTGGTCTCTTCTCATATATTGTTGAAATTACGTTATTATctcttatatttaattttatttatccaatattttaaaaatatacttattacttttattatatcaagaaaagataattatatattcattttatacTCAACATTTATTGAAATGAGAAAGAAATGCATAAATTGCATTTAACGAATGCAATTTATGTGTATGTTTCAGTTTCTTTGATGAAATTATCTTATTACCCCTTTCGTTAATAAAGATATAAAACGTATTCAACGAATGCGATTTGTGTGTAAGTTTAAGTCTCTTCCCATTTATTGTCTAAATTACGTTATTACCtctttcattaaattttatttgtctgCAATTTTTGacgtatatttattatttttatcatatcgagattttttttttcattttatactcAACattaattgaaatgaaaaagaCAGGCATAAAATACATTCAACGAATGTGATTTATGTGTACGTCTAAGTTTTTTCTCATTTATGgataaaattatgttattaccCCTTCCGTAAGGAAAGACATAAAATGTATTCAACAAATGCAATTTATGTGTATGTTTCAGTCGTTCCTATTTACCGTTGAAATTACGTTATTACCcccttttgtttattttatttgtctattctgtttaaaatatctttattatttttatcatatcgagaaagataattattttttattttatacttaatattAATTACGCTGGCTGAGAAAGAAAGACATAATAATGCGATTTATGTGTAAATTTcagtttttttcaattttttgttaaaatcacATTATCACTCCTtccgtttaattttatttatctaaatttttaaaaatatatttatttcttttatttatttttatcgtatcgaaaaaagataataattttttcatgtatatctcttttTTCTTGGATTCATTTGATCTCAACAAAGTCACCACAGACtactataacaaaaaaaatatataaggatGTATGGTAGACGCTTGAATTATTTCTATCATTATAgtattttctatgttgtatgacCATCGTACGATTCAATTTTAACATTTTCTTTGTTCGGATTTAATTGTGTCGTAGTTTTATAATTTGGCTTAAGTTTATCGTTTGATGCACTGTATTGTTGATATTGATCCCAAAAAAAAGGACGATAGGTACAACTAAGGCGTGAACTGCCAATCATCATACTGTAAAAATTGGGTAGGTTCCATCTATAGTCGTCGTTAGGAAATCCTAAAACGATCTACTAAATTCATCGAATTTTTTCAAAGGATCAAAACGGTCAGTTATTAATGGAATTCCTTTCAAGTTTTACTGTAGAATTTGCAAAATAGGGCTTTTATTGCAACAGCAATATTACAAGTAGAAGCAGATTTTTGCAGCAAAGATATGTAAACAAGCTTCTTTTACAAAGCCTGTGAAATATTTTCTCAGCATATTCCTTCTCAAATAATGATACTAATTAACTTTGTCATTGGACAcataatctttaattttaagaCTAATATAGTTACTAATATACACTAACACATTCTTCAAAGCATACCTAAGTAGATTATAGTCAACATTATAAGCAGAGGGGAGTCaggattttcaataaaaaggttcaaaatctGTAGAAATAGATAGCTGAAGAGGGTTCgatatctactatatatacatataaatttattttaaccatttataaataatataattttccgcTGAATCATACAAGGTAGCTCCGCCCCTGATCCTTTCCATCAAAGGCTGCAAGTTGCACAAGTGATGACTTAGTCGTGTTCTAGTATAGATATCGAAATGTATCAATTCAATACACTAATTTAAACCTATTTAAACATTTGGTTgcagtatgtttttttttttaatattgttttctaatttatgttttttgagaatattttgttttttagatatacaaagatatttttaaaaatgaatggaAAAAAAAGTATCCATTTCTACAACTAGCTAGTAATGGACTGTTTTAACTagtttataaaaataagttttttaattttttgatgataattattatttttttatattaagttgttttaattaacttttaaaataataattatagtttttttatggtgcacttttttcttttcctatttAGATAGATATTTCTACATTCCATTTTGTTGGACCATTCCCTAAAATCACTGAAAgtgtgataaatataaatagacattacaatttttttataaaataattcaattttcaattttcatttttaaccttaaaaattcaaatttgaaacaTTTAAAGATCCTTTCATTTTTTCCCCTTGTAATAGCCATTActgtttttatatattaaaaaaaaatagttcaattttattttttctttaaaatttaaattagaggcatttaaaaatcatccatttttttttatcgttACTAGGTAGTTGTAgaaatgaaatacttttttttcattcatttttaaattttatctttgtatatctaaaaaaataaaacatttccaaaaaacatacatagaaaataatacttttttaaaaaaaacatattgcaaCCTAATGTTTAAATAAGTATAaagcatatttttttaaataataaaaaaataaaaaatgtgacatgactttgataaaaataaacaaaattaaacaatattataatcattaaataaatataaattatactcctaaataatttttcaaatatggaTGAATATTTAGAGAATTTACTCGATTTATTGCATAATAACTAACACAaagcaaacaaaaatatgcaatTATTGGACGGCAactatttaaaattacaaaaaccgTCCAATAAAAACGagctaaaaaattaaattttaaatgatgtcATTCGAACGCAATTATACCCTATGCATGGCGTCATTGCTGGGGCCCTTTAaatttttaccattttttttttattttttcaaaaagttcattttttttttgaatttaaccTTCTAGAAAAGTTGTATTTAGtcctatataataataatataatttaatcatatttaGATCTATCTAATCTATGGTGGGATCTCTTTTTTATCTaatcttttttgcttttttagCTCATActaatatatgatttatttgttattatcaaCACCTTGAAGggtttacttttatatatatatatatatatgattatttgaCTATTCTTACCTAATTTTCTTGTATGTTCCCTTAATTGTGACCACCCATTTATATTTCATTGTTATTGTCTTTAATTTAATAAGTCAACTGAATGACACGTTACTTcgtttcttttaatttatacgCGATATGTTATTaagcataaaattttaaaaaaagatttatttttaaatatttttaacgaTAATATAATCGTTATTTTAAATGGATTATTATtagggataattgtatataatagcaaactaataacctaaaataaatggagtagttacagtttgatttaattgtgccttATAGCAAACGTTAACCAAAGTTTGCCAgtcgtctctctcccaaaaatctcgctcgccactgtccctctgctcgcctctctcgctatATACcaagaagtgtataaattgtgtttctgtgtttgtataaagcgagagaaaattgtatatacacatgcaaaaacatatatcttcgtgttatacacttgattatacaatttacagacatttttacttcaattcaattgtagacaaatgcaaattttatacaaaaatagcaGCGAAAAAGGCAAACGAATTATACAAtcgcgaattatacaattgcagcgaaatacaattttctctcgctttatacaacaaaagcgtataaattgtgtttctatttttgtataaagcgagagaaaaacatatatcttctttctatacacttataattattcaatatacatatattttacttcgattcaattgtatgcaaagcaaattttatacaaatattgcaacGAAATAgacagtgaattatacaattgtgcattatacaattgcaatgaaataggatagcaaattatacaattgcagcgaaataggatagcgaattatacaattatatatgtatatcaaattatacaatctttatgtttattatggagcgcaattatacaaactttgctataacatactaatataaattttttatttgctatgtATGAAAGTTGCCATAGTGAAATATATAAGATTGTATTTATATGCTatcacaaatatttatataatgatatttGATGACTTTTTTGGGCTGCCCCCTTTGCCCTCAACATTTGTAAAATTCTTAGGCAGTAATCAATGACTACACATATGGAAAAGTCAGTTTATGTGACTTTTTAAGTGGAAGATACATTTTGTTTAATCACTTAATTGAGTAAATTAAAGTGACTAAACCAAGCACTATGATTAAAGTAATTTAAACTCATCCATCCTAATCAAAATCCAAGCACTAATACACGATTAACTCACTTGcatcattttaacttttttagtTTAGCACTCTTATcgatcatcatatcatatcaatatatttttattcgtaTGAAGAGACGATAAAATGTAAGCATATTTTACTTATATTAATATGAGCAGAACGACTATTTTCGATGAATCATCGAATTTAAATAATGCTTaaagtatataattattttcttcgtatatttttgtttgttatattaCACTTttgaaaagtcaatttgattcattttaaaaataaaattagacttatattaatttaatattttaaataaaagaaattaaatattcaaaaactatacaaTAAGTactatatattgtatttttttgcatatgaatatgatgaaaaatatattataagaaattaattaaaaattttataatttgattataaaaagaaaattataataattaaacgAAGATGGTATAAAATTTTACTGCTCacatatgttaataaattaaagtGCTTTAGTAATTAATTGGAGTTccaataaaaggaaaaagaaagttACTAAGATCTTATCTCCACTAATCACCTTTTGATCGAATTagcaaatttcttttttatttttaaaagtttttatctaattaaacaatagtaaattttacttttttttttcttttatttataagtaatctacatataaattttaaaaattaaaaagtcaaattaaattattgatttttcaattttttagttcaatattaatgttgaattttcaaaagtttaatttttcaatCCGATACTTGACATAAATGTctcaaaaatttaatacaaaatcaaattgaagaaattttgattaaatttaaatttgataataatttattcattcCGGTGATGCTTCTAAAGAAATTTTTATCGAtacagtaaaaataaaatgttaaaccCAAAATTATCGTTAGAGTGATTCCTGTACGTACAGATATGCTGACACGTGTCCCCACAAAACGCGGTTTCTTCCTTTCTACTCTAATCTTCCTCCTCCTTATATACTTCCCTCTCCATTCATACTTCACTACTCTGAAACAGAGGATGCAATCCAACACATTTTATTTCtctaaaaattgaatctttttaGCTTTAAATCTCCAATTCCTGTACGAAAAATGGCTTCTTCTGACAATTTAATGACCATGGAGCCATGGGCTTTCCGTTCTGCTTTTGCTGATTCTTGGTTTTCTGACGTATACACCAGAGAAACTGAAACATTAACCAAAGTCCTCCAAAAATCTGCCTTCCCGGAACCGGAGATGAACCCGGTTCAAACTTCGACCGGAACCAATTCCGGTGGGTCGGAGAATGAGACGACCGGTGTTTCGAATCGGAGGAGCAATAAAGTCCGAGTGAACGGGAAGATAACTAAGAGGAAGTCACGTGCTTTAAGGCGTAATACGACGACGTATATAACTGCTGACGTGGATAATTTCCGTGAAATGGTGCAGCAGGTGACCGGAGTTAGATTCGGCGGCGACGGGCAGTTGCCGGTTGCTCATGTTCTGAAACCTGAACCCCAGCGTGTTGTCAACCGGCTACAGCCTGGTTGTTTTTTGCCTACACTTGACACGTCAGCTTTTTTACTCGAACAGTCAGCGGAACCCATGCCGGCGCAGCCGCAGACGGCGGCGGATGTGGTGGTTGATGGTGGCTCGTGTGGATTTGATTGTAGCTCTTTTTCTGCCTTTCCTACCCTTGAATCATTCATGGAAAACAGCAATGTAGTTTAATGTAACAGACCCTTTTCTGTAATTTCACTTGGAAGGTGTAGATTTTTGGACAAGTAGTAGAAAGGGTAAAATGGGAAAATTAAAATTCTGTTcatagttttagttttaattttagcTAATctagtatattattatttttccttttttttttcttcaagtaAATGAGAATATGAAAGGATATGAGTTGTCATATCCTTTCATTTTCAATGTTTCAATTGAAATCTCAAAATTAATTCTAATTATCTTTTTAAGAATTTTCGTATTTTTAGattaataattgtataaattaatcAATGACATTGTATATACAGATTGATTTGATCATAAGACTTCACAAGTGCATCGATATCAACATAGGTCAATACTTTCACTTTCAAATATCAATTATACCACTTGTAATTTCATAAATGATTGTGAGACTTCATAATTGCATCGATACCAACATAGGTCAATACTATCATTTGTCAAATATAGATTGTACCACTCGTAATTTCATAAGTACATCGATACCAACTTAAGTCGATACTTCCACTTGTCAAATATCAATTGTACCGCTTGTAATGCTCGAATTTTAACAACATACATTTGTAGGTATGTTAATCAAGTTACGTATAAGATAGATGGATAACATACTTACTTGCCTACCTACTAACAAGTAACAACTACTACTACTCTTTAATGAACAAACACATCTCCTAACTAATTTCTACTAATTACAAAGTTTTATGAGTAGCGATAACTATCatactattcaaattttaacttttgctACATCTTCCAACTATctcatcattattttatatgcaATACTGTTTGAAGAAGCTGATTGTAATGTTGTAATGGCCAAAAGGTCAATTTCGATAAGAGCCAGTGCTTCCTCTCGAACAGAGCTCCTCGCAGAAATTTCAGATCATTGAAGAGgaatcaaaaattcaaaaacacgTAATCCGTTATATGACAATTTAcatatctataaaaatatatatcataataacgaatcaaataaaaaaggaCAAGAAATTGCTAGAGCAAATACTACTATAACTAGATGAATATAATGTTAAATTACGtacacaaaattcaaattcttgaaaagtaaaatttcttctattttttaatacaaaaaggtCCCACTAAATGCTATTTAGATGCAGACAACAAAACGCGTTAGCCCCATCTGATCATCTGATCATCATAAAACTTTTACATTTTCCCATACAAAACAATAATACTATATACTATAtgatatttaatcaatttattattattaataatatataatgtacCTCCACTGGACATACTTCATATTTAAGTCTTATTTCAATTTAGAATAGTTTAATCTTAATCTtaataattaagaaagaaatatttggtGGAAATTCTTACTTAACCAAGTCAAAAATGTTACTGCAAAATGTAGAAGAAATAATACTACTTGACATGTTAGGTCTCTGCATAGGTTGACTTGAGTCTATTGCTTTGTGTTAATATAATGTCACtactaatttttaatatatagtttagattaatattttaattaatttgtatacTATTTTCCTCTTCAAATTCTAGTAATACTGTCTAGAATTGTTAGACTTGGTCTAACACCAAGAAAGATCAATACCAATAAATGC
The sequence above is a segment of the Solanum lycopersicum chromosome 10, SLM_r2.1 genome. Coding sequences within it:
- the LOC101259494 gene encoding photosystem II reaction center proteins PsbY, chloroplastic; the protein is MAATIATMAVLNAKCFTKASINNPSKPKPISLLSIHNLPKGLLTSKPSNLSIPLTGTAIAGAVFSTLSSCDSAFAAQQIAELAEGGDNRGLALLLPLIPALAWVLYNILQPALNQINKMRNQGVIIGLGLTGLAATGFFNTPEASAATDIATIAESASDNRGQLLLIVVTPALLWVAYNILQPALNQINKMRSD
- the LOC101259793 gene encoding calmodulin-binding protein 25, producing MASSDNLMTMEPWAFRSAFADSWFSDVYTRETETLTKVLQKSAFPEPEMNPVQTSTGTNSGGSENETTGVSNRRSNKVRVNGKITKRKSRALRRNTTTYITADVDNFREMVQQVTGVRFGGDGQLPVAHVLKPEPQRVVNRLQPGCFLPTLDTSAFLLEQSAEPMPAQPQTAADVVVDGGSCGFDCSSFSAFPTLESFMENSNVV